From Salmo salar chromosome ssa09, Ssal_v3.1, whole genome shotgun sequence:
ctctaatgaatttatcctctgctgcagagacaactctgagtcttcctttcctgtggcagtcctcatgagagccagtttcatcatagcgcttaatggcTTTTGCGACTCCACTTGAAGAagcttttaaagttcttgaaattttacagattgactgaccttcatgtcttaaagaaatgatggactgtcgtttctctgcttatttgagctgttcttgccataatatgatcTTGGTCTTTTACctaatagggctattttctgtataccacccctaccttgtcacaacacaactgattgtctcaaacgcattaagaaggaaatacatttcacaaattaacttaacaaggcacacctgttaattgaaatgcattccaggtgactgcctcatgaagctggttgagagaatgccaagagtgtgcaaagctgtcatcaaggcaaagggtggctactttttgaaaaatctcaaatataagatattttgatttgtttaacaactttttggttactatatgattacatgtgttatttcatagtttgtcttctattctacaatatagaaaatagtaaaaaataaacaaaaactcttgaatgagtaggtgtgtccaaacttttgactggtaatgtacctTGAAATGAACAAGGGAGAGGTTAAATGTAGGCTAAGTCTGGCATAAGCTTATTCCCACACTTCACAATAACTCTGTTGCAGTGGTCTTAGGTATTCTCCATACAGGCTATTCCCTCCATCACAACACTGCTGCCCAGTTGAAGAGCTTGTGATCTCCATGCAGCACCATGAGCCTTCAGAAAAGCAACCCTCAGCCTCAGAAGTTGCCCTTCTGGAGGCATGCAGTCAGAGTCATTATACCCTAATGTAGGACTATTTGCCTACTAGCCAAATAAAGTGTAGCGCATGCATGATGCGTGCAACTTGTCATTCCAACATATTTTAACATTTAATTAATCCTtcattcagttcagtcagtatgtctcTCATTCAGTCATTTGTCTGAGTTGCAATAGGATCTAAATCAAAGAGAATAGAAGTCTTTTCCATTTGTTTattccaaatacattttttacaaaaTAGTTAAAGCATGTGCAGTGGCTGATAGGAAAGTTTTCACTCAGGACAGGTTATGACCAAGACCTAATCAATATTTAGTTTTGTCTTGTTTTGGATATATCCTCTGCGTAATGGGGTTGTGCATCGCAAATGGCTATAACAAGCCTACATACCGAGTCAGATTCACAAACACAACAGTCAAAATGCCTAATATACAgtggaggaaaaaagtatttgatcccctgctgattttgtacgtttgcccacttacaaagaaatgatcagtctatcattttaatggtaggtttatatgaacagtgagagacaagaataacaacaaaagaatccagaaaaacgcatgtcaaaaatgttataaattgatttgcattttaatgagggaaataagtatttgacccctctgcaaaacatgacttagtacttggtggcaaaacccttgttgccaatcacagaggtcagacgtttcttgtagttggccaccaagtttgcacacatctcaggagggattttgtcccactcctctttgcagatcttctccaagtcattaaggtttcgaggctgaaggttttgagccactcctttgttgccttggccgtgtgttttgggtcattgtcatgctggaatacccatccacgacccattttcaatgccctggctgagggaaggaggttgtcacccaagatttgacagtacatggccccgtcaaatgatgcggtgaagttgtcctgtccccttagcagaaaaacacccccaaagcataatgtttccacctccatgtttgacggtggagatggtgttcttggggtcataggcagcattactcctcctccaaacacggcgagttgagttgatgccaaagagctccattttggtctcatctgaccacaacactttcaccagttgtcctcggagtcattcagatgttcattggcaaacttcagacgggcatgtatatgtattcttgagcagggggaccttgcgggcgctgcaggatttcagtccttcacggcgtggtgtgttaccaattgttttcttggtgacaatggtcccagctgccttgagatcattgacaagatcctcccgtgtagttctgggctgattcctcaccgttctcatgctcattgcaactccacgaggtgagatcttgcatggagccccaggccgagggatattgacagttcttttgtgtttcttccatttgcgaataatcgcaccaaatgttgtcaccttctcaccaagctgcttggtgatggtcttgtagcccattccagccttgtgtaggtctacaatccttggagagctctttggtcttggccatggtggagagtttggaatctgattgattgattgcttctgtggacaggtgtcttttatacaggtaacaagctgtggttaggagcactccctttaagagtgtgctccttatctcagctcgttacctgtataaaatacaccagggagtcagaaatctttctgtttgagagggggtcaaatacttatttccctcattaaaatgcaaatcaatttataacatttttgacgtgtttttctctatatttttcttgttattctgtctctcactgttcaaataaaccaaccattaaaattatagactgatcatttctttgtcagtgggaaaacgtacaaaatcagcaggggatcaaatactttttcccccactgtaaggcCTAAGGTGCTCCAAATACTGGAAAAAGTGTGATTCATTAGATTACATGATCACCACAAAAGCCCCACGCGGCTATAAAATGAAATGATTCCATTATATAACACACAACAGCATGGCATATTTAGATAGCGGGCTAgagttgcttgattgactagctaactTCGACTAGCTACATTCGGTTCATGTCCTTTGCCGATGCCACATTACTGACAAAAGTTTGTACGCATAAAAAAGATCTGTAAAGGGATATGTAAAGTAAGAATTGAATATGTAAATGTTAATTCATAATCGTAACATAGGGTTTGTACATTGACAGATCTATTTTAACGTTTAAGTTTCATGTTTCACGCATGGTTTTTCTTACGATCCAAAACAATTTACATATGGATTTTCTTACGATCCTAATGATACGCATGTTCAACCTTTTGGCAGGTATCTGGCTCCATAGATTGCCCCCCAATCCACCCCACAACAAAGGCTTATTGGCTCTGCTATATCCCTGCTCACAATCTGCAAACCACAATGTGAGATAAGGAGTAATAGGGTGAACTGTGATCTATGCTTCAATACCTTCATTTTACATTACACTACGAGATACAATTGTGTACCTTTACATATGTCCAAGCAACGTTACAGATTATATTTCTAATGATGTACAGTAAATGACAAGCTATACACTTTTAGTCCTAATGGAAATACACAAAAAGTTGAGCTTGAAAGCAATCTAACAGTATTAATACTGGTTCAATGTGACATTTACCAAGGCGTATAAATCAGTCCCGAATCAGACAAACCATTCCCAAACCATGACACCAGTGTCATGTCACTTAAAGGAGATGCAAAAAATAAGGAGCAATCACAGTGCCACTTTTGACAGAAAGCATTCATACTATactaaggcagagagagagacactgactgAGGTGCGAGTCAGAGGGAGGAGACCACATTGTCCAAGGTGGCGAGCTTCTAATCTGGTCAGGATAACTGGTGCTTCTCTGAGAGTCGACAGATATGGATAAGGCACATCTGTAGACAGTCCTGGTATCTTGAGCGAGGTAAGCTTGTTTTTGATACAAGTACAACCGATCCCAATTCGCACCTTGGCTCTAACTCTTCGATGTTTGCAGAACTTTAAGGTGTAAACGATAGGATGTTTACATCCcccactacactgtttatacctatccagaccccTGCAAACATAGAATAGTTTGGGCCAAGGGAAAGATGTAGGGAGCGAACTGGCACCGACAGAGAGTCTGCTGAGAAAAGTGTGTAGGGCAAGCAGCATCTTGTTATATCCCCCGCTCCATCCAGGTTGGGCTGAACTGAATCCTAACAGGCTATACTTATTGGGGGATGAATGAACCTTGCAGCCCTCCTATGACAAATGGCACTGGCTTCTAGTCACATCAGTGACGCATGCTATTTTTTTCTTCCAGTAACTCCTTGTCTCTGCATACACAAAGCCCAGGCAGGCTTGGCTGCTTTAGAAAGGTATGGAGCACCAGATGTAGCAGCAGCTCTCTTTCAAACAGGTTAATATTCAAGGCCCACCAACATCCATCAATGCCCATTGTTGTTAATGCAGCTGGAAAAAGAGGAGATGATGCTGGATGCCCTCCCCTGTTCTTTCCCAGGACCAGCCACTCTCCTAGGGGCTGTATGGTGGGGGCTTCTCATCGGGGGGGAAGTAAGGGGGAGAGTAGCGTGGGGGGACCAGGGTGGGCCACATGCGGCTGGCCTCTATGTGGCTAGCCCCTGACTGGGAGTCATCAGACAGGCCAGAAGAGTCAGGGAACATCATGCTGGAGCcctgaggagaagggagggagaagatGAGCCGGAGTTAAAACAAGACAGATAACTCGAGTTTGCAGAGTACTCATAGTATGATCAAGCAGTAAGGACAGAATCTTAACTTGAAGTCCACCAGTGTAACTTGAATTTGTGCATATTTACCATTGACATAAATGCGTGATCTCCTCAAAAGTTTGACTCACCCACACATAGTTCAAGTTAGTATTCAGTCCTAATGCATTATTCCTGTTAGTTGTGGCTATGTGGGGGATAATGTATGATGGGTATTAGTAGTATATTACCTGCAGGTCGTAGGCAGTGTAGGGTGGCAGGTAGGGGGCAATGTTGTAATTGGGGTTGAACGAGGGGCTGCTGGGAGCTGGAAACACTAAGGTGAAAGGGGCTGCAGGAAGGGGCTCTGATTCAGACAAGTCAGGGGTCAGCATGGGCGTCTGTCCAAAACACAAAGATATAATGAGCAATACTGATACCTGTGGTTCATGGTGTGTGCACGTCACAAAGGGCAACACTAAGGGCCACATATACTGAGAATTTGCATCCGGGGGGGAATACCTGGACTTGTCTAATAATAACCGCTTGCTTTCCTTTTTTTCTGTTGAAAAACGCTTTAAAACGTTATGCTAGGATGTGCCCTAATAAATACAACCCTGCTGCTCGTCTCACCAAGTCCTTGAAACCTCCCAGCACGGCGGCGGTAATGATGCCCAGGAAGAGAGCGGCAATGTTGAGAATGATGACGGACCACAGCAGGTGGTAGAGGTGCACCACGTCCTCGCAGCTCCCCACTTCCGTATACTCATGGTAGCCCCCCATAAGCTCCACACGGCTGGGCCAGTGTGCGGGAGAGGTGGGTGGACGAGATCAAGAAGGAGAACGAGTAAAGACATACAGAAGTAAGAACCACCTTATTGAGATGCAAGGCTAAAGAGAAATGTGTAATACCTACGACATTCATTGTGtatttttgacaggaaaatgacAGGCAGGCATAAATCCCAAATCAACAACATAGAAATGAACACAAGTGCACCTTTTGGTTGTAAAACGGATGACCGTTTCAAATCAAGTTGGAAAGGGGGAACTACTGTAGCTAcagctactagagagagagagagttgggaaaCAGGTATGAGGATTGGTCTTCATGTAAGAGTGAGGGCAGGGCATCCAATCATTCCCATGGTGTATTCCAAGCAGGAAGACTTATACACAGCTACTCTTAAAATCAACCACAACAATGTTTCACAAGGGGCTAAAAGAAAGGGACCTACTTCCAAATCATGGACGTTTTCCTAAACTTTTTCAAAACATCTTTATTCGCATGTCCCAAAAGAGGGTGTTCTCTGAAACATAAGCAGTGCTGACCTTAAAGAAACTAAAAAGACACTAAAACAACAAATGTATACATTTGAGGCAAACAAGTAAATAATCAAACAAAATTGAGCTGAGTTTAGCTGCCCCTCAGGC
This genomic window contains:
- the LOC106611519 gene encoding transmembrane protein 255A, with protein sequence MPRVQNQQPGFLTETPMGSFKKRKQKSIMVTVMLLILSVLILVFGLAATTRTQNITVSGYYPGILLGLGSFLGIIGAHLIEDKRQMLVASIMFISFGVVAAFCCAIVDGVFAARHIDLRPYYAGRCDFHANSKPSVDYEDVHCQTAARATCNLRVKSNTCYCCDLYNCGNRPPTSPAHWPSRVELMGGYHEYTEVGSCEDVVHLYHLLWSVIILNIAALFLGIITAAVLGGFKDLTPMLTPDLSESEPLPAAPFTLVFPAPSSPSFNPNYNIAPYLPPYTAYDLQGSSMMFPDSSGLSDDSQSGASHIEASRMWPTLVPPRYSPPYFPPDEKPPPYSP